In a genomic window of Phragmites australis chromosome 14, lpPhrAust1.1, whole genome shotgun sequence:
- the LOC133890351 gene encoding uncharacterized protein LOC133890351: protein MKRNGDIASLFRKHRAKKIASSSSPSSVGVVAEEQTQEQEGLAFRGHDENEESSNRGNFLELLNWLAANSEEVNKYVLKNAPADESSDVSHKEQLALCLRYVDRLGRPCEHFLGVVHVDDTTSLSLKEAIQALLVSHHLTITQIRGQGAHLMLVILGYTNDLSQCLQRRDQDILNAMTLVSLAKSRMQQLRSDGWDAFIQRVTLFCNKHGIEVPVMEGNYVPYGRSTRFARNQTNDDHFRREVYIGVIDQINQELDNRFDEVNMELLSCMSALNPADSFASFDADKVHRLAEFYPNDISSTDLIRLEMQLDNYIDDMRRGDSFKGIDNLVDLSIKLVETKKHKVYDLVYLLLKLVLLLPVATASVERVFSAMSLVKSKLRNRMGDSLLDDCLVTFIERDIFSKVNEDDIIETFMTIRRCKTNKN, encoded by the exons ATGAAGAGGAATGGAGACATTGCATCTCTTTTTCGGAAACATAGAGCAAAGAAGATTGcctcttcttcatctccttcttcgGTTGGTGTTGTGGCAGAAGagcaaactcaagaacaagaag GATTAGCATTCCGTGGACATGATGAAAATGAAGAGTCTAGCAATAGAGGAAACTTCCTTGAACTTTTGAATTGGCTTGCAGCAAATAGTGAAGAGGTGAATAAGTATGTTTTGAAGAATGCTCCAG CTGATGAGTCTAGTGATGTATCACATAAAGAACAACTAGCTCTTTGCTTACGTTATGTTGATAGATTGGGAAGGCCATGTGAGCACTTTCTTGGAGTTGTTCATGTAGATGATACTACTTCTTTGTCACTTAAAGAAGCAATTCAAGCTTTACTTGTTAGTCACCATTTGACTATAACTCAAATCCGTGGTCAAGG TGCACACTTGATGCTTGTTATTCTTGGATACACAAATGATTTGTCCCAGTGTTTGCAAAGAAGAGATCAAGATATTCTTAATGCAATGACACTTGTTAGTTTGGCAAAGAGTAGAATGCAACAATTGAGGTCTGATGGGTGGGATGCATTCATTCAAAGGGTCACTTTGTTTTGCAATAAACATGGCATCGAAGTTCCTGTAATGGAGGGTAATTATGTGCCTTATGGAAGATCAACACGGTTTGCTcgaaaccaaacaaatgatgacCACTTTAGAAGAGAAGTATATATTGGAGTGATTGATCAAATTAATCAAGAGCTTGACAATCGGTTTGATGAGGTTAATATGGAGTTGCTTTCTTGTATGTCGGCCTTGAATCCTGCCGACTCATTTGCCTCTTTTGATGCAGACAAGGTACATAGACTTGCTGAGTTTTACCCTAATGATATTTCAAGCACTGACTTGATAAGACTTGAAATGCAACTTGATAActatattgatgatatgagGAGAGGTGATAGCTTCAAAGGCATAGACAACCTTGTGGACCTCTCAATTAAgcttgttgaaacaaagaaACATAAAGTTTATGATTTGGTGTACTTGCTTCTCAAATTGGTATTGCTTCTACCGGTGGCGACGGCAAGTGTTGAAAGGGTATTTTCTGCAATGAGTTTAGTCAAGAGTAAGTTGAGAAATAGGATGGGTGATAGTCTTTTGGATGATTGTCTAGTCACGTTTATTGAGCGAGATATTTTCTCCAAAGTGAATGAAGATGATATAATCGAGACTTTTATGACTATTAGAAGGTGTAAGACCAACAAAAAttag
- the LOC133890352 gene encoding small ribosomal subunit protein uS12m-like, with protein sequence MPTKNQLIRHGREEKRRTDRTRASDQCPQKQGVCLRVSTRTPKKPNSALRKIAKVRLSNRHDIFAHIPDEGHNSQEHSIVLVRGGRVKDSPGVKSHRIRGVKDLLGIPDRRKGRSKYGAERPKTYASSHTRLKGNCRLRSPASGSAKMRKVAENARVGRANRAPGRPRWRWRWRFHMAQLI encoded by the coding sequence ATGCCTACAAAAAATCAATTGATTCGTCATGGTAGAGAAGAAAAACGGCGCACGGACCGTACTCGAGCTTCGGATCAATGTCCCCAGAAGCAAGGAGTATGCCTGCGTGTTTCGACGAGAACACCGAAAAAACCTAATTCAGCTCTACGTAAGATAGCAAAAGTACGGTTGAGCAATCGACATGATATATTTGCTCACATTCCAGACGAAGGTCATAATTCGCAGGAACATTCTATAGTCTTAGTCAGAGGAGGTAGAGTGAAAGATTCGCCAGGTGTGAAATCCCATCGTATTCGAGGAGTCAAGGATTTGCTGGGAATTCCGGATCGTAGAAAGGGAAGATCTAAATATGGTGCAGAAAGACCAAAAACCTACGCGAGCAGCCATACGCGGTTAAAAGGGAATTGCCGGCTTCGCTCACCGGCCAGTGGCAGCGCGAAAATGAGAAAGGTCGCCGAGAATGCTCGAGTGGGGCGGGCGAACCGAGCCCCGGGCCGGCCgcgctggcgctggcgctggcgctTCCACATGGCACAGCTCATCTGA